One window of the Haloarcula halobia genome contains the following:
- a CDS encoding CPBP family intramembrane glutamic endopeptidase, whose protein sequence is MNAIIERRPITFTLGVTVVLVGVAVGGRFVLAPLLPQLTLDGVGLLLNWLFVGLTIALVAWLGWWDEIRLLAPVDRRALVYLLPFGAAVAIPVVFGLAIPEVSLVRGVILQDWATLLVIVVGVALGAALFEEILYRGVLLRALESRGHLFAGVVTATAFGLTHVSKIILGGSVAEWLPSMILIIPLGIGLAAVAFRLDSIWPLIVWHFAVNVTGLLSASQPQAYTLTTLGVIFVVGVMGVWLLWKDDRAAEDGRSRDGSATHTESAELVSNSR, encoded by the coding sequence ATGAACGCGATTATCGAACGTCGGCCGATCACATTCACCCTCGGGGTGACCGTCGTACTTGTCGGGGTAGCCGTCGGCGGTCGGTTCGTCCTCGCGCCGCTCCTGCCGCAACTCACGCTCGACGGTGTCGGACTCCTCTTGAACTGGCTGTTCGTCGGCCTCACGATCGCACTGGTTGCGTGGCTGGGGTGGTGGGACGAGATCCGTCTCCTCGCTCCGGTCGACCGCCGGGCGCTGGTGTACCTCCTGCCGTTCGGCGCAGCGGTGGCGATACCGGTCGTGTTCGGACTCGCTATCCCCGAGGTATCCCTCGTCCGGGGAGTGATTCTCCAGGACTGGGCGACCCTCCTCGTCATCGTGGTCGGCGTTGCGCTCGGCGCGGCGCTCTTCGAGGAGATCCTCTACCGGGGCGTCTTGCTCCGGGCGCTCGAGTCGCGGGGCCACCTCTTTGCCGGCGTCGTCACCGCCACCGCATTCGGTCTCACGCACGTCTCGAAGATCATCCTCGGGGGCTCGGTCGCCGAGTGGCTCCCGTCCATGATTCTCATCATCCCGCTGGGTATCGGGCTCGCCGCGGTCGCCTTCCGACTCGATAGTATCTGGCCACTGATCGTCTGGCACTTCGCCGTCAACGTGACGGGACTTCTCAGCGCCAGCCAGCCACAGGCGTACACCCTCACGACGCTGGGCGTCATCTTTGTCGTCGGCGTGATGGGTGTCTGGCTCCTCTGGAAGGACGACCGGGCCGCCGAAGATGGCCGCTCCCGCGACGGCAGCGCGACGCACACCGAGAGCGCCGAGCTCGTCTCGAACTCGCGATAA
- a CDS encoding GtrA family protein, whose product MTGRLARLREVVPDRFEALVSGVRFGQFVSVGVVGALCDTTVLVVLTEVFGVLPEIATVLGIETAILVMFAINDNWTFDAEGEHRSLGRRLLRSHAVRAGGSTTQFVVFVVVYRLLFVPLSLVGVDLWLLVAKGSGIGVGMFVNYVFESLFTWQVHEPD is encoded by the coding sequence ATGACGGGACGGCTGGCACGACTCCGCGAGGTCGTCCCCGACCGCTTCGAGGCGCTCGTCTCGGGCGTGCGCTTCGGCCAGTTCGTCTCCGTCGGCGTCGTCGGCGCCCTCTGTGATACGACGGTGCTGGTCGTGCTGACCGAGGTGTTCGGCGTCCTGCCCGAGATCGCCACCGTCCTCGGCATCGAGACGGCCATCCTCGTGATGTTCGCGATCAACGACAACTGGACGTTCGACGCCGAGGGGGAGCACCGCTCGCTCGGTCGCCGCCTCCTCCGGTCCCACGCGGTTCGGGCCGGCGGCAGCACCACGCAGTTCGTCGTCTTCGTCGTCGTCTACCGCCTCCTTTTCGTCCCGCTGTCGCTCGTCGGCGTCGACCTCTGGTTGCTCGTGGCCAAGGGAAGCGGCATCGGCGTCGGGATGTTCGTCAACTACGTCTTCGAGAGCCTCTTTACCTGGCAGGTCCACGAGCCCGACTGA
- a CDS encoding glycosyltransferase, translating into MSDSVGVVVPAFRPDVDQLRAYVVAIEDALSPARVVVELDDPCEGVPATLADLSAEIETVPYRRGKGAAITAGFERLETDVYAFVDADASTPVHSLERVVAQVTDRGADLAVGSRRHPDATVTSHQTFARRFLGDGFAWLAGRLLAVDLYDYQCGAKALTAEAWERVRQHIYEPGFAWDVELIAVAGALEHDVVEVPIEWEDRPGSTVSPVRTSVALMRALLAARHRAKRLSDSRLHTAIAARREQPTALVEQER; encoded by the coding sequence ATGTCGGATTCCGTCGGCGTCGTCGTGCCCGCCTTTCGCCCCGACGTCGACCAGTTGCGAGCGTACGTCGTCGCCATCGAGGACGCCCTCTCGCCGGCGAGGGTCGTCGTCGAACTCGACGACCCTTGCGAGGGCGTGCCCGCCACCCTCGCCGACCTGTCAGCCGAAATCGAGACGGTCCCGTACCGCCGGGGGAAGGGCGCGGCCATCACCGCCGGCTTCGAACGGCTCGAGACCGACGTCTACGCCTTCGTCGACGCAGACGCATCCACGCCGGTCCACTCGCTCGAGCGCGTCGTCGCGCAGGTGACCGACCGTGGCGCGGACCTGGCCGTCGGGTCGCGCCGCCATCCCGACGCAACGGTCACCAGCCACCAGACGTTCGCCCGCCGCTTCCTGGGCGACGGGTTCGCGTGGCTGGCGGGCCGACTGCTCGCCGTCGACCTCTACGATTACCAGTGTGGCGCGAAGGCCCTCACCGCCGAGGCCTGGGAACGCGTCCGCCAGCACATCTACGAGCCCGGCTTCGCCTGGGACGTCGAACTGATCGCCGTCGCGGGCGCGCTGGAGCACGACGTCGTCGAGGTCCCCATCGAGTGGGAGGACCGGCCGGGGTCGACCGTCTCGCCGGTCCGCACCTCCGTCGCGCTCATGCGTGCCCTGCTGGCCGCCCGTCACCGGGCGAAACGGCTCAGCGACAGTCGCCTCCACACCGCCATCGCCGCCCGGCGCGAGCAACCGACCGCACTCGTCGAACAGGAGCGATGA
- a CDS encoding DUF2298 domain-containing protein, giving the protein MEYGLVGLWLALYLLLLYTGGTVAASLCPRFADRGAAFGVPVAIGILWLATYFFGRLSLTLGVWIGLVVLVATAIGLTYRGVSVDERAAAEAAVVFTVGFLFVVWIRALDPAIVSLGGEKFLDFGLLQSLLRADSLPPEDMWFAGEPVAYYYGGHLAASILARLTGTPGQFAYNLALAGFYATLVTAAYGLAGTIAADRGLPRRLAAGLGAFFVGFASNLSTPAQFVIWLLPGGLRQSVLAATGYEPRGLADGPDAFSYWDASRVITDDAGDFVTYEPSAAFVIDEFPLFAWLNGDLHAHMMSTGFLLLVAALCLSYVQTPETERRRRLALLFGAIPAVGGVVAVTSTWSFPSVGGLVFLTVAVAPADPASLLPAGLRARIPSAGVSHELTRVGLALSVAAAVLLVGLLWSLPFWLGPASGREIAVLPDRISLVELLSVHGPFVVPFALYLYARLGRGVGTARARLVGAATLALVAVTAVLDAVAVGVLVPLLVGTWLLARSPALEQSVAAVPALADGGDRPVGFEAVLVLAGAGLVLLVEFVFVRENIGRMNTVFKTYMQVWILWGVAVGPVLAWLLTRWRPERPAALDGTHWVRPATTVFVTLLVLSTSLYGAFALANHAERGGDATLDGLAHLERTQPVEAAAIRWLDATVEGRPTMVTAAPADYGWDPAEGEGASAPASLTGIPTVAGWTHEAQYRNQSVYDARVEDVRTIYTGSADAQIRLLRAYDVRYVYVGPAERNRYGEITVDHLSGITPVRRAGDVVIYRVHPEQL; this is encoded by the coding sequence ATGGAGTACGGCCTCGTCGGGCTCTGGCTCGCGCTCTACCTGTTGTTGCTCTACACCGGCGGGACCGTCGCGGCGTCGCTCTGCCCGCGCTTTGCCGACCGCGGCGCGGCGTTCGGCGTCCCGGTCGCAATCGGGATCCTGTGGCTCGCGACGTACTTCTTCGGTCGCCTCTCGCTCACGCTGGGCGTCTGGATCGGTCTCGTCGTGCTGGTCGCGACGGCCATCGGGCTCACCTACCGGGGCGTCTCGGTGGACGAACGGGCGGCCGCCGAAGCGGCCGTCGTCTTCACGGTCGGGTTCCTGTTCGTCGTCTGGATTCGTGCGCTCGACCCCGCCATCGTCTCGCTCGGCGGCGAGAAGTTCCTCGACTTCGGGTTGCTCCAGTCGCTGCTGCGGGCCGACAGCCTCCCGCCCGAGGACATGTGGTTCGCCGGCGAACCGGTCGCGTACTACTACGGCGGCCACCTCGCCGCCTCGATACTGGCTCGGCTCACCGGGACGCCCGGCCAGTTCGCCTACAACCTCGCGCTCGCGGGGTTCTACGCGACGCTGGTGACGGCCGCCTACGGGCTCGCGGGGACCATCGCGGCCGACCGGGGCCTCCCGCGGCGACTCGCAGCGGGCCTGGGCGCGTTCTTCGTGGGCTTCGCGAGCAACCTCTCGACGCCCGCGCAGTTCGTCATCTGGCTGTTGCCCGGCGGCCTCCGACAGTCGGTGCTCGCGGCCACGGGCTACGAGCCACGGGGGCTGGCCGACGGCCCCGACGCGTTCAGTTACTGGGACGCGAGCCGGGTCATCACCGACGACGCCGGCGACTTTGTCACCTACGAACCCTCGGCGGCGTTCGTCATCGACGAGTTCCCGCTGTTCGCCTGGCTCAACGGCGACCTCCACGCCCACATGATGAGCACGGGCTTCCTGTTGCTCGTCGCGGCGCTCTGTCTCAGTTACGTCCAGACGCCCGAGACGGAGCGGCGCCGACGCCTCGCCCTGTTGTTCGGCGCGATACCGGCGGTCGGTGGCGTCGTCGCGGTCACGAGCACCTGGTCGTTCCCGTCGGTCGGCGGCCTCGTCTTCCTGACTGTCGCGGTGGCACCGGCCGATCCGGCGTCGCTCCTGCCGGCCGGTCTCCGGGCCCGGATTCCCTCGGCGGGTGTCTCTCACGAACTGACTCGAGTCGGCCTCGCCCTTTCGGTCGCTGCCGCGGTCCTCCTCGTCGGCCTGCTCTGGTCGCTCCCCTTCTGGCTCGGGCCCGCCAGCGGCCGCGAGATCGCCGTCCTCCCGGACCGCATCTCGCTGGTGGAACTGCTCTCGGTCCACGGCCCCTTCGTCGTCCCGTTCGCGCTGTACCTGTACGCGCGACTCGGTCGCGGGGTCGGGACCGCCCGGGCCCGCCTCGTCGGCGCGGCGACGCTCGCCCTCGTCGCCGTCACCGCCGTCCTCGACGCCGTCGCGGTCGGCGTCCTCGTTCCCCTGCTGGTGGGGACGTGGCTACTGGCGCGCTCGCCCGCGCTCGAACAGTCCGTCGCTGCCGTCCCCGCCCTGGCCGACGGCGGCGACCGCCCGGTGGGCTTCGAGGCGGTTCTCGTGCTCGCCGGCGCCGGCCTGGTCTTGCTCGTCGAGTTCGTCTTCGTCAGGGAGAACATCGGCCGGATGAACACCGTGTTCAAGACCTACATGCAGGTGTGGATCCTCTGGGGCGTCGCCGTCGGGCCGGTACTCGCGTGGCTCCTGACGCGCTGGCGACCCGAGCGGCCGGCGGCACTCGATGGGACACACTGGGTCCGCCCGGCGACGACGGTGTTCGTGACGCTACTGGTCCTCTCGACGTCGCTGTACGGCGCCTTCGCGCTCGCGAACCACGCCGAGCGGGGCGGGGACGCGACGCTGGACGGACTGGCACACCTGGAGCGGACCCAGCCAGTCGAAGCGGCGGCCATCCGGTGGCTCGACGCGACCGTCGAGGGCCGCCCGACGATGGTCACGGCAGCGCCGGCCGACTACGGGTGGGATCCGGCCGAGGGCGAGGGCGCGAGTGCGCCGGCGAGCCTGACGGGCATCCCCACCGTCGCCGGGTGGACCCACGAGGCCCAGTACCGCAACCAGTCGGTCTACGACGCCCGCGTCGAGGACGTTCGCACTATCTACACCGGCAGCGCCGACGCACAGATTCGTCTCCTCCGGGCCTACGACGTCCGCTACGTCTACGTCGGCCCGGCCGAGCGCAACCGCTACGGGGAGATAACGGTCGACCATCTCTCGGGTATCACGCCAGTGAGGCGCGCGGGTGACGTCGTGATCTATCGGGTCCACCCCGAGCAGCTGTAG
- a CDS encoding HAH_0734 family protein, whose protein sequence is MKKLIIHGDPGLRKGGRIEYDGEEYEVFAVARQGDWHGPDRPQLWCTIGSEDEQETFEKQDYIPMHLDTEDIEAEGVTVLRERGAAAGEA, encoded by the coding sequence ATGAAGAAACTCATCATTCACGGGGACCCCGGCCTCCGGAAGGGCGGCCGCATCGAGTACGACGGGGAGGAGTACGAGGTGTTCGCCGTCGCGCGCCAGGGCGACTGGCACGGCCCCGACCGGCCCCAGCTGTGGTGTACCATCGGGAGCGAGGACGAACAGGAGACCTTCGAGAAGCAAGACTACATCCCGATGCACCTCGACACCGAGGACATCGAAGCCGAGGGCGTCACCGTGCTCCGCGAGCGCGGCGCGGCCGCCGGCGAAGCCTGA
- a CDS encoding LLM class flavin-dependent oxidoreductase, with the protein MAAGLLLPAEHDDVTAFAARAESLGYESLWASELWGRDAFVTLTTAAEQTETLDLGTAIVNVYGRSPATLAQAAATLAGAASGRVRLGLGTSTAKAVTDLHGMAFDNPPRRLHETVELVKLFLDGDDRVTYDGQVFQVADFPPLDQSIPVYAAALGAANRRATGRVADGWLPHNIPFEKLAATYETVAETASDAGRDRSEISVVPYVPCAVSEDTDEAVTTVRNHLAYYVGSSEGYENAVALSFPDQAARIAAAWRDGDRDAARNAVTDEMMGQLAIVGRPSEARMQFESLAARDVVDDVIVTIPLGASRDLRERTVRELAPSSRDRC; encoded by the coding sequence ATGGCAGCAGGCCTCTTGCTTCCGGCGGAGCACGACGACGTCACGGCGTTCGCCGCCCGGGCAGAATCGCTGGGGTACGAGTCGCTGTGGGCGAGCGAACTGTGGGGCCGAGACGCGTTCGTCACGCTCACCACGGCCGCAGAACAGACGGAGACGCTCGACCTCGGGACCGCTATCGTCAACGTCTACGGCCGCTCGCCGGCCACGTTGGCGCAGGCCGCGGCGACCCTCGCTGGCGCCGCGTCCGGCCGGGTCCGACTCGGTCTCGGGACGAGCACGGCCAAAGCCGTGACCGACCTCCACGGGATGGCCTTCGACAATCCGCCGCGTCGACTCCACGAGACCGTCGAACTCGTCAAGCTGTTCCTGGACGGCGACGACCGGGTGACCTACGACGGGCAGGTGTTTCAGGTCGCGGACTTCCCGCCCTTAGACCAATCCATCCCGGTCTACGCGGCCGCCCTCGGTGCGGCGAATCGACGTGCGACCGGTCGCGTCGCCGACGGCTGGTTGCCACACAACATCCCCTTCGAGAAGTTAGCAGCGACCTACGAGACAGTAGCCGAGACCGCCAGCGACGCGGGCCGGGACCGGAGTGAGATTTCCGTCGTGCCGTACGTCCCGTGTGCGGTGAGCGAGGACACCGACGAGGCAGTCACGACGGTTCGCAACCACCTCGCGTACTACGTGGGAAGCAGCGAGGGCTACGAGAACGCCGTGGCGCTCTCCTTTCCCGACCAGGCCGCTCGAATCGCTGCCGCCTGGCGCGACGGTGACCGCGACGCGGCCCGGAACGCTGTCACCGACGAGATGATGGGACAGCTGGCAATCGTCGGTCGTCCGAGCGAGGCCCGTATGCAGTTCGAGAGTCTCGCTGCGCGTGACGTAGTCGACGACGTCATCGTCACGATCCCGCTCGGTGCGAGCCGCGACCTCCGGGAGCGAACGGTCCGGGAACTTGCCCCGAGTAGTCGCGACCGCTGCTGA
- a CDS encoding 50S ribosomal protein L44e, which yields MEMPRRFNTYCPHCNEHHEHEVEKVRSGRETGMKWIDRQRKRNSGIGNDGKFSKVPGGDKPTKKTDLKYRCSECGKAHLREGWRAGRLTFQE from the coding sequence ATGGAGATGCCGCGACGCTTTAACACGTACTGTCCGCACTGTAACGAGCACCACGAACACGAGGTCGAGAAGGTCCGTTCCGGCCGCGAGACCGGGATGAAGTGGATCGACCGCCAGCGCAAGCGCAACTCCGGCATCGGGAACGACGGCAAGTTCTCGAAGGTCCCGGGTGGCGACAAGCCCACCAAGAAGACGGACCTGAAGTACCGCTGCTCGGAGTGTGGGAAGGCCCACCTCCGCGAGGGATGGCGCGCCGGCCGACTCACCTTCCAGGAGTAA
- a CDS encoding 30S ribosomal protein S27e codes for MAGSFITVACPDCENEQTIFEKAASEVSCAVCGHTLARPTGGKADIEGEVTAVVEAR; via the coding sequence ATGGCAGGGAGCTTCATCACCGTCGCCTGTCCGGACTGCGAGAACGAACAGACCATCTTCGAGAAGGCCGCAAGCGAGGTCTCGTGTGCCGTCTGTGGCCACACGCTCGCCCGCCCGACCGGCGGGAAGGCCGACATCGAGGGCGAAGTGACCGCCGTCGTCGAGGCACGATAG
- a CDS encoding translation initiation factor IF-2 subunit alpha gives MKYSGWPEPSELVVGKIDEIEDFGVFVDLEEYEGKRGLVHVSEVASGWIKNVRDHVNEGQTVVAKVLDVDESAQQIDLSIKDVNDHQRKEKIQEWKNEQKADNWMELAFGEDLDDETYGAIANELLAEFGSLYDGFEAAAIHGESALEDTDLDDDEVEAIVETARNNVSVPYVNVTGYVDLRCSTSGGVDVIKESLKAAEGNGEVPDEIELEVTYVGSPEYRIQVRAPDYKTAESELEASADRARAVVEAEGGTAEFHRERHEDDE, from the coding sequence ATGAAATACAGCGGCTGGCCGGAGCCCAGCGAACTCGTCGTGGGCAAGATCGACGAGATAGAGGACTTCGGCGTGTTCGTCGACCTGGAGGAGTACGAGGGCAAGCGCGGGCTCGTCCACGTCTCGGAGGTCGCCAGCGGGTGGATCAAGAACGTCCGCGACCACGTCAACGAGGGCCAGACGGTCGTCGCGAAGGTCCTGGACGTCGACGAGAGCGCCCAGCAGATCGACCTCTCGATCAAGGACGTCAACGACCACCAGCGAAAGGAGAAGATACAGGAGTGGAAAAACGAGCAGAAGGCCGACAACTGGATGGAACTGGCCTTCGGCGAGGACTTAGACGACGAGACCTACGGCGCCATCGCCAACGAACTGCTCGCCGAGTTCGGCTCGCTGTACGACGGCTTCGAGGCGGCGGCCATCCACGGCGAGAGCGCGCTCGAGGACACGGACCTCGACGACGACGAGGTCGAGGCCATCGTCGAGACGGCGCGCAACAACGTCTCGGTGCCCTACGTCAACGTCACCGGCTACGTCGACCTGCGCTGTTCGACCAGTGGCGGCGTGGACGTCATCAAGGAGTCGCTCAAGGCGGCCGAGGGCAACGGCGAGGTTCCCGACGAGATCGAACTCGAGGTGACCTACGTCGGCTCCCCCGAGTACCGGATCCAGGTGCGAGCGCCCGACTACAAGACGGCCGAGAGCGAGCTCGAAGCGAGCGCGGACCGCGCGCGGGCCGTCGTCGAGGCCGAGGGCGGCACCGCCGAGTTCCACCGCGAGCGCCACGAAGACGACGAGTAG
- a CDS encoding RNA-protein complex protein Nop10, translating into MKSDIRVCSDWETAHERPVYTLSATCPDCGAEAINSAPAPFDPTDRYGEYRRSLKRRRRE; encoded by the coding sequence ATGAAATCCGACATCCGGGTGTGCTCGGACTGGGAGACGGCACACGAGCGCCCGGTGTACACGCTCTCGGCGACGTGTCCCGACTGCGGGGCCGAGGCGATAAACAGCGCCCCGGCGCCGTTCGATCCGACCGATCGGTACGGCGAGTATCGACGTTCTCTTAAGCGCCGCCGCCGGGAATAG
- a CDS encoding proteasome assembly chaperone family protein — protein sequence MDEFDIEVAADPTLEDPVLIEGLPGVGHVGKLAAEHLLEELDSELVRRVYSTHFPPQVTIDEGRAQLASAEFHAVRTEQGPDLLVLSGDHQAQDNQGHYGLTDTFLDVAADFGVQRVYALGGVPTGELIEEYDVLGATTTDEFADELEAAGVEFREDEPAGGIVGVSGLLLGLSERRDLPATCLMGETSGYLVDPKSAQAVLEVLQEMIGFDVDYASLEERADEMEEVVRKIQEMEGQNAPAPSDEDLRYIG from the coding sequence ATGGACGAATTCGACATCGAAGTGGCGGCGGACCCGACCCTCGAGGACCCGGTGCTCATCGAGGGACTTCCCGGGGTTGGCCACGTCGGCAAACTCGCTGCGGAGCACCTGCTCGAGGAACTGGACAGCGAACTGGTCCGGCGGGTCTACTCGACGCACTTCCCGCCACAGGTCACCATCGACGAGGGGCGCGCACAGCTGGCCTCCGCGGAGTTCCACGCCGTCCGGACCGAGCAGGGCCCGGACCTGCTGGTCCTCTCGGGTGACCACCAGGCACAGGACAACCAGGGCCACTACGGCCTGACCGACACCTTCCTCGACGTCGCCGCGGACTTCGGCGTCCAGCGGGTGTACGCACTCGGTGGCGTGCCCACCGGCGAACTCATCGAGGAGTACGACGTGCTGGGCGCGACCACCACCGACGAGTTCGCCGACGAACTCGAAGCGGCCGGCGTCGAGTTCCGCGAGGACGAACCGGCCGGCGGTATCGTCGGCGTCTCGGGCCTGCTGCTGGGCCTCTCCGAGCGACGGGACCTCCCCGCGACCTGTCTCATGGGCGAGACCTCCGGGTACCTCGTCGACCCCAAGAGCGCCCAGGCCGTCCTCGAGGTCCTCCAGGAGATGATCGGCTTCGACGTCGACTACGCGTCGCTGGAGGAGCGCGCCGACGAGATGGAGGAGGTCGTCCGCAAGATACAGGAGATGGAGGGGCAGAACGCACCGGCCCCGTCCGACGAGGACCTCCGCTACATCGGCTGA
- a CDS encoding J domain-containing protein: MGLLLGGGFSLAVAVVFVAADRLFPTERPARQLYDGGETKRRTELREYLRAIDEQFAENHFVEGQHVAFYLPERDVAITFDARAYYRIERSPTIPVLVEHEMPGVQLGARLPFDVPEVDLGPDPKTQVHPTVQAFAELGLQQTATIDEVKSAYRRRVKEVHPDHGGDEAEFKRVREAYTTAKQHAS, from the coding sequence ATGGGACTCCTGCTCGGGGGTGGGTTTAGCCTCGCCGTCGCGGTCGTCTTCGTGGCCGCAGACCGCCTGTTCCCGACCGAGCGACCGGCCCGACAGCTGTACGACGGCGGCGAGACCAAGCGCCGGACCGAGCTCCGCGAGTACCTGCGGGCGATCGACGAGCAGTTCGCCGAGAACCACTTCGTCGAGGGCCAGCACGTCGCCTTCTACCTGCCCGAACGCGACGTCGCCATCACGTTCGACGCCCGGGCGTACTACCGCATCGAGCGCTCGCCGACGATTCCGGTGCTGGTCGAACACGAGATGCCGGGCGTGCAACTGGGGGCGCGCCTCCCCTTCGACGTCCCGGAGGTCGACCTGGGGCCGGACCCGAAGACGCAGGTCCACCCGACGGTGCAGGCGTTCGCCGAACTGGGCCTCCAGCAGACCGCCACCATCGACGAGGTGAAGTCGGCCTACCGGCGTCGCGTCAAGGAGGTCCACCCGGACCACGGGGGCGACGAGGCCGAATTCAAGCGCGTCCGCGAGGCATACACGACGGCCAAGCAGCACGCGTCGTAG